Proteins from a genomic interval of Thermoanaerobacterium thermosaccharolyticum DSM 571:
- the rbsD gene encoding D-ribose pyranase, with protein sequence MKKTTLLNSEISRIVAECGHKDLLVIADSGLPVPENTKRIDIALSPGIPSFLETLKAVLSELGVEKAYIAKEMIDKNNELYLEVTKLLQDKIIIIDHEKLKEMSKMSKAVIRTGEFTSFANIILQSGVEF encoded by the coding sequence ATGAAAAAAACAACTTTGCTTAATAGTGAAATATCAAGAATTGTTGCAGAATGTGGACATAAAGATCTTTTGGTAATAGCAGATAGTGGATTGCCAGTACCAGAGAATACTAAAAGAATAGATATTGCTCTATCACCAGGTATTCCTAGTTTTTTAGAAACGCTAAAGGCTGTGCTTTCGGAACTTGGCGTTGAAAAGGCATATATTGCTAAAGAGATGATAGATAAAAATAATGAATTATATTTAGAAGTTACTAAGCTATTACAAGATAAAATAATTATTATTGATCATGAAAAATTGAAGGAAATGAGTAAAATGTCAAAGGCTGTTATTAGAACTGGAGAGTTTACATCTTTTGCAAATATCATATTGCAATCAGGAGTAGAGTTTTAA
- the rbsK gene encoding ribokinase — translation MKNILVVGSINMDIVIKVEHIPKIGETVIAKEVNYSFGGKGANQAVAIAKLGGNVTMIGRVGDDNFGKELIENLDKQKVKPSGIEIDKTEKTGMAFIYVSDKGENNISVNQGANKKLDVEQINRHLDLFDAAEICVLQLEIPIETVKYAIEICNKKNIKVILNPAPARKIPEEILKNIYILTPNESELSILTKKNVKTIEDINNASEILLESGVQNIITTLGEKGCFLKNKNDSLHFAAVQVDAIDTTAAGDSFTGAISIALNNGKSIKEAIEFATYVSALTVTKEGTQDSLPDKLEVEKFINERREVHEKNNFA, via the coding sequence ATGAAAAATATTTTAGTAGTTGGAAGTATTAATATGGACATTGTAATAAAAGTTGAGCATATACCAAAGATTGGTGAAACTGTTATTGCAAAAGAAGTAAACTATTCATTTGGAGGGAAAGGTGCAAATCAAGCTGTCGCAATAGCTAAATTAGGTGGAAATGTTACTATGATAGGCAGAGTTGGAGACGATAACTTTGGCAAAGAACTGATTGAAAATTTAGATAAACAAAAAGTAAAGCCAAGTGGCATTGAAATCGATAAAACAGAAAAAACCGGTATGGCATTTATATATGTTAGTGATAAAGGTGAGAACAATATATCTGTAAATCAAGGAGCAAATAAAAAATTAGATGTTGAACAAATAAATAGACATTTAGACTTGTTTGATGCAGCCGAAATTTGTGTATTACAATTAGAAATTCCGATTGAAACAGTAAAATACGCTATTGAGATTTGCAACAAAAAAAATATAAAAGTCATATTGAATCCAGCGCCTGCCAGAAAAATACCTGAAGAAATATTGAAAAATATATATATTTTAACGCCGAATGAAAGTGAATTGTCAATTTTAACTAAGAAAAATGTAAAGACTATTGAAGATATTAACAATGCATCTGAGATTTTATTGGAATCAGGAGTACAAAACATAATAACGACTTTAGGAGAAAAAGGATGCTTTTTAAAGAATAAAAATGATTCTTTACATTTTGCAGCAGTACAGGTAGACGCTATAGATACTACGGCAGCAGGTGATTCTTTTACTGGTGCTATATCAATTGCTTTAAATAATGGTAAAAGCATAAAAGAAGCTATTGAGTTTGCAACTTATGTTTCTGCTTTAACTGTAACAAAAGAAGGTACACAGGATTCTTTGCCAGATAAGTTAGAGGTTGAAAAATTTATTAATGAGAGGAGAGAAGTTCATGAAAAAAACAACTTTGCTTAA
- a CDS encoding LacI family DNA-binding transcriptional regulator → MAITIKDIARLANVSITTVSKVINNKDDSISEQTKNKILQIIKETNYQPNAIARSLVTKKTKTIGLIIPDITNPFFPEIARGAEDCANIYGYNIFLCNTDDNAEKENNYIAVLREKCVDGIIFTSSSIPKYEHIIDLIDSGIPVVMIDRSIEPKLKNIYGVFLDNYKGGYLATKYLIELGHRNIACITGPLYTKSAIERLNGYKKALSDFNIEINNSMIIEGDFKINSGMVAAEKIIENKDVTGIFACNDLMAYGVYKTLKKKGYRIPDDISIVGFDDIQLSQILEPQLTTIKQPSYDMGLTATRVLIKLIEGEKVRKKVVKFEPSLIERKSVREYHNNI, encoded by the coding sequence GTGGCAATAACTATAAAAGATATAGCTAGATTAGCAAATGTATCAATAACTACTGTTTCCAAAGTAATTAATAACAAAGATGACAGTATTAGTGAGCAGACTAAAAATAAGATATTGCAAATAATAAAAGAAACAAATTATCAACCTAATGCTATAGCAAGGAGTTTGGTTACAAAGAAAACGAAAACAATTGGATTGATTATACCAGATATTACAAACCCCTTCTTCCCTGAAATAGCGAGAGGTGCAGAGGATTGTGCTAATATTTATGGTTACAATATATTTTTATGTAATACAGATGATAACGCAGAAAAAGAAAATAATTATATAGCTGTGTTAAGAGAAAAATGCGTTGATGGAATTATATTTACATCAAGTTCAATACCAAAATATGAACATATTATTGATTTAATCGATTCGGGAATTCCTGTTGTAATGATTGACAGATCAATTGAACCAAAATTAAAAAATATTTATGGTGTTTTTTTGGATAACTATAAAGGTGGTTATTTAGCTACAAAATATCTAATCGAACTAGGACATAGAAATATAGCTTGCATTACTGGACCACTTTATACAAAAAGTGCTATAGAGAGATTAAATGGATACAAAAAAGCACTTTCAGATTTTAATATTGAAATAAATAACAGCATGATTATAGAAGGAGATTTTAAAATAAATAGTGGTATGGTTGCAGCAGAAAAGATAATTGAAAACAAAGATGTAACTGGCATTTTTGCTTGCAATGACTTAATGGCCTATGGTGTTTATAAAACTTTAAAGAAGAAGGGATATAGGATACCTGATGATATATCAATAGTTGGCTTTGATGATATTCAACTTTCACAGATTTTAGAACCGCAACTAACTACAATAAAACAACCTTCTTATGATATGGGTTTGACAGCTACTAGAGTATTAATAAAGCTTATTGAAGGAGAAAAAGTTAGAAAAAAAGTTGTTAAATTTGAACCTAGCTTGATTGAAAGAAAAAGCGTTAGAGAGTATCATAATAATATTTGA